One Sphingomonas endolithica genomic window, GGAGCTTCCTGTCCGAGGCGCAGGCCGCGCCGTTCGGCGGCGGCGCTTGGACGCTCGCCAACCCGATCAGCGAAGAGCTGAAGGTGATGCGCCCATCGCTGCTCCCCGGCCTGCTCTCGGCCGCCGAACGCAACCTCAAGCGCGGCGCGACCAGCGTGCGGCTGTTCGAGGTCGGCCGCCGCTACCTGGCCGACAAGGAGCGCGCGACGCTCGGGCTGGTGTTCGCCGGCGCCTCGCGTCCACGTAGCTGGCGCGGCGGCAAGATGACGACAGCGGACGCGTTCGACGCCAAGGCGGAAGCGATCGCCTTGCTCGCCGCCGCGGGCGCACCGGTGGATAACCTGCAGGTGATGGGCGAGGCAGGCGACGCCTGGCACCCCGGTCAATCGGGCACGCTGCGGCTCGGGCCGAAAACCGTGCTGGCGGCGTTCGGCATGGTCCATCCGAGCGTGCTCAAGGCGTTCGATCTCGACGGGCCGGTCGCCGCGGTGGAGCTCTATCTCGATGCCATCCCGCCCAAGCGCGCCACCGGCTTCATGCGCCCCGCTTACACGCCGCCCGCGCTGCAGGCCGTGACTCGTGACTTCGCCTTCCTGGTGCCGTCCGATCTTGCCGCCGATGCGCTCGTGCGGGCGGCGAGGGGGGCGGACAAGGCAGTGATTACGGGCGCGCGGCTGTTCGACGTGTTCACTGGCGCTGGTGTCGAGGACGGCAAGAAGAGCCTTGCGATCGAAGTGACGCTGCAGCCGGTCGAGAAGAGTTTCACCGACGCGGATTTGAAGGTGATCGCCGACAAGGTGGTGGCCGCCGTTTCAAAGCTTGGCGCAACGCTCAGGGGCTGACCAACCTGTTCCCCGGCGCAGGCCGGGGTCCAGGAGCGGAGCGGAAGTTGGCTATCGCTGCGCCTTGTTACCTCGGCCTCCGCTACCGGGCCCCGGCCTATGCCGGGGAACGGTTTCGTTTCTGTCCGTCCCCCGCTACGGAACGTTCATGACCGACCTCATCACCATCAAATCCCCCAAGCTCACGGCCGAGATCAACCCATTCGGTGCCGAACTGACGCACCTGCGCGATGCCCGCGGCAAGGAGCTGATGACCGACGCCGATCCGGCGTTCTGGACCGGCCATGCCCCGATCCTGTTCCCGATCGTCGGCGCATTGGCCGGGGACACGCTGCGGGTCGATGGCCAGAGCTACAAGATGGGCAAGCACGGCTTTGCCCGCCGCAGCGATTTCGAGATCGTCGATGTCCAGCCGCATCACGCCGTCTTCCGCCTCACCGACAGCGATGAAACCCGCGCGGCATACCCCTTCGCCTTCGCGCTCGAACTCACCTACGCGCTGGAAGGTGCGACGCTCACCATCACTGCGCGGATCGTCAACCGGGGCGCGGCGCCGATGCCTGCCAGCTTCGGCTTCCATCCCGCCTTCGCCTGGCCGCTGCCGTATGGCGAGCCGCGCGAGGCGCACCGCATCCTGTTCGGCAAGCAGGAGCCGGGCGCACTGAAGAAGGTCGCCAAGGACGGCACGATCCCGCCCGAGACGCGCGAGTCGCCGCTCGATGGTCGCAGCCTGCGCCTGCGCGACAATCTGTTCGCCGACGATGCATTGGTGTGGGATCCGG contains:
- a CDS encoding aldose 1-epimerase family protein encodes the protein MTDLITIKSPKLTAEINPFGAELTHLRDARGKELMTDADPAFWTGHAPILFPIVGALAGDTLRVDGQSYKMGKHGFARRSDFEIVDVQPHHAVFRLTDSDETRAAYPFAFALELTYALEGATLTITARIVNRGAAPMPASFGFHPAFAWPLPYGEPREAHRILFGKQEPGALKKVAKDGTIPPETRESPLDGRSLRLRDNLFADDALVWDPVASSSVTYGAFGGPTLDVAFPDTPSLGIWTKPGAAFICIEPWHGTADPSGYTGAYRDKPGVIEIEVDGEKTIVMSVTLNP